Proteins encoded within one genomic window of Ovis aries strain OAR_USU_Benz2616 breed Rambouillet chromosome 1, ARS-UI_Ramb_v3.0, whole genome shotgun sequence:
- the APH1A gene encoding gamma-secretase subunit APH-1A: MGAAVFFGCTFVAFGPAFALFLITVAGDPLRVIILVAGAFFWLVSLLLASVVWFILVHVTDRSDARLQYGLLIFGAAVSVLLQEVFRFAYYKLLKKADEGLASLSEDGRSPISIRQMAYVSGLSFGIISGVFSVINILADALGPGVVGIHGDSPYYFLTSAFLTAAIILLHTFWGVVFFDACERRRYWALGLVVGSHLLTSGLTFLNPWYEASLLPIYAVTVSMGLWAFTTAGGSFRSIQRSLSCRRQEDSRVMVYSALRIPPED, translated from the exons ATGGGGGCCGCAGTGTTTTTTGGATGCACTTTTGTCGCTTTCGGCCCGGCCTTTGCGCTTTTCTTGATCACTGTGGCTGGAGACCCGCTTCGCGTCATCATCTTGGTCGCCGG GGCGTTTTTCTGGCTGGTCTCCCTGCTCCTGGCCTCTGTGGTCTGGTTCATCTTGGTCCATGTGACCGACCGGTCAGATGCCCGGCTACAGTATGGCCTTCTGATATTTGGTGCTGCAGTCTCCGTCCTTCTACAGGAGGTGTTCCGCTTTGCCTACTACAAGCTGCTTAA GAAGGCAGATGAAGGGTTAGCATCGCTGAGTGAGGACGGAAGATCACCCATCTCCATCCGCCAGATGGCCTATG TTTCTGGTCTTTCCTTCGGTATCATCAGTGGTGTCTTCTCTGTTATCAATATTTTGGCTGATGCACTTGGGCCAGGTGTGGTTGGGATCCATGGAGACTCACCCTATTACTTCTTGACTTCAG CCTTTCTGACAGCAGCCATTATCCTGCTCCATACCTTTTGGGGAGTTGTGTTCTTTGATGCCTGTGAGAGGAGACGGTACTGGGCTTTGGGCCTGGTGGTTGGGAGTCACCTACTGACATCGGGACTG ACATTCCTGAACCCCTGGTATGAGGCCAGCCTGCTGCCCATCTAtgcagtcactgtttccatggggCTCTGGGCCTTCACCACAGCTGGAGGGTCCTTCCGAAGTATCCAGCGCAGTCTCTCGT
- the MRPS21 gene encoding small ribosomal subunit protein bS21m produces the protein MAKHLKFIARTVMVQEGNVEGAYRTLNRILTMDGLIEDIKRRRYYEKPCRRRQRESYETCRRIYNMEMARKINFLMRKNRADPWQGC, from the exons ATGGCAAAACATCTGAAGTTCATTGCCAGGACTGTGATGGTACAAGAAGGGAACGTGGAAGGTGCATACAGGACTCTAAACAG AATCCTTACCATGGATGGGCTCATTGAGGACATAAAGCGACGGCGGTATTATGAGAAGCCTTGCCGTCGGCGACAGAGGGAAAGCTATGAAACCTGCCGGCGGATCTACAACATGGAAATGGCTCGCAAGATCAACTTCTTGATGCGAAAGAATCGGGCGGATCCGTGGCAGGGCTGCTGA
- the CIART gene encoding circadian-associated transcriptional repressor isoform X1 — MDSPSSVSSYSSYSLSSSFSTSPVNSDFGSPSDSEGEDKWAHGPKPDTVGQKEGSRPSPGPIRCRQRPKVSSNQHIASHLEQRALASSMSGSGVKRSRDGELETCINIQGCTSEGDLLFAQKCKELQGFIPPLTDLLKGLKMGRFERGLSTFQQSVAMDRIQRILGVLKKPQMGERYLGTLLQVEGMLKTWFPHIAAQKSSLGSSRHQLTKYFPSHHSYPAASSPAPSMEKMDQSQLGQLVLKPKQSWHLTEWPAMNLTWIHTTPICNPPLSSPGTISFSHGPLGTGTSIGVILFLQHGVQPLTYSAPITPVPSTTASPVIPGNHQKLSVEGSHDHNLLVTLPSNCSCAPSPPGLPTLTREMTTGHLEQMRGHPPVAPAVHPLDP; from the exons ATGGATTCTCCATCTAGCGTTTCTTCCTATTCTTCCTACTCTCTTTCGTCCTCTTTTTCCACCTCCCCAGTGAACAGTGACTTTGGCTCCCCCTCCGATAGTGAGGGGGAGGACAAGTGGGCTCATGGCCCCAAGCCAGACACTGTTGGGCAGAAGGAAGGTTCTCGGCCCAGCCCTGGTCCTATCCGCTGCAGGCAACGACCCAAGGTTTCCAGTAACCAACATATAGCATCTCACTTGGAACAGCGGGCCTTGGCTTCTTCTATGTCAGGATCTGGGGTCAAAAGGTCAAGAGATGGTGAATTGGAGACCTGTATAAACATCCAGGGTTGTACCTCAGAAGGAGACCTGCTCTTTGCTCAGAAG TGTAAAGAGCTCCAAGGATTCATACCCCCTCTCACAGACCTACTGAAGGGGCTGAAGATGGGTCGATTTGAGAGAG GATTGAGCACTTTCCAGCAGAGCGTGGCAATGGACAGGATCCAGCGTATCTTAGGAGTTTTGAAGAAGCCACAGATGGG AGAGCGTTATCTAGGAACTCTGTTACAGGTGGAAGGAATGTTAAAGACTTGGTTTCCTCATATAGCTGCCCAGAAGTCATCATTGGGTAGTAGCAGGCACCAGCTGACCAAG TATTTTCCAAGCCACCACAGTTATCCAGCTGCTTCCTCTCCTGCACCTTCCATGGAAAAGATGGACCAGTCACAGCTAGGACAGCTAGTATTAAAACCAAAGCAGTCTTGGCACCTCACCGAATGGCCAGCTATGAACCTCACTTGGATCCACACTACTCCAATTTGCAATCCCCCTCTCAGTTCCCCAGGTACCATCTCCTTTAGCCATGGTCCTTTAGGCACTGGAACCAGCATTGGTGTCATTCTTTTCCTCCAGCATGGAGTACAGCCCTTGACTTACTCAGCCCCAATCACTCCAGTTCCATCTACAACAGCATCTCCTGTCATCCCTGGTAATCATCAGAAACTATCTGTAGAGGGGTCTCATGATCACAATTTGCTAGTAACTCTGCCATCAAACTGTAGCtgtgccccttcccctcctggtCTACCCACCTTGACCAGAGAGATGACCACAGGACACCTGGAACAGATGAGAGGCCATCCTCCAGTTGCTCCTGCTGTCCATCCTCTAGACCCCTAA
- the C1H1orf54 gene encoding uncharacterized protein C1orf54 homolog isoform X1: protein MDVLFVAILAVPLILGQEYEDGEELEEDDYYQVIYYYTITPNYDDFGVNFTVDYSMFESENTVNRLDDKVETSETTISYETDRADHQKPVTEKPVTMEPQSPDLNDAVSGLQSPGPLLLSWALVQGMMYFL from the exons ATGGATGTCCTCTTTGTAGCCATTCTTGCTGTGCCACTCATCCTGG GACAAGAATATGAGGATGGAGAAGAACTGGAGGAGGATGACTATTATCAGGTGATCTATTATTACACAATCACCCCCAACTATG aTGACTTTGGTGTGAACTTCACTGTTGATTACTCTATGTTCGAGTCAGAGAACACAGTG AACAGGTTGGATGATAAGGTGGAAACATCAGAGACTACCATTAGTTATGAAACAGACCGCGCTGACCATCAGAAGCCTGTAACAGAGAAACCAGTGACAATGGAACCA CAGAGTCCAGATCTGAATGACGCTGTATCCGGTCTGCAGAGTCCTGGTCCACTCCTTCTGTCCTGGGCCCTCGTTCAGGGGATGATGTATTTCCTGTAA
- the CIART gene encoding circadian-associated transcriptional repressor isoform X2 codes for MSGSGVKRSRDGELETCINIQGCTSEGDLLFAQKCKELQGFIPPLTDLLKGLKMGRFERGLSTFQQSVAMDRIQRILGVLKKPQMGERYLGTLLQVEGMLKTWFPHIAAQKSSLGSSRHQLTKYFPSHHSYPAASSPAPSMEKMDQSQLGQLVLKPKQSWHLTEWPAMNLTWIHTTPICNPPLSSPGTISFSHGPLGTGTSIGVILFLQHGVQPLTYSAPITPVPSTTASPVIPGNHQKLSVEGSHDHNLLVTLPSNCSCAPSPPGLPTLTREMTTGHLEQMRGHPPVAPAVHPLDP; via the exons ATGTCAGGATCTGGGGTCAAAAGGTCAAGAGATGGTGAATTGGAGACCTGTATAAACATCCAGGGTTGTACCTCAGAAGGAGACCTGCTCTTTGCTCAGAAG TGTAAAGAGCTCCAAGGATTCATACCCCCTCTCACAGACCTACTGAAGGGGCTGAAGATGGGTCGATTTGAGAGAG GATTGAGCACTTTCCAGCAGAGCGTGGCAATGGACAGGATCCAGCGTATCTTAGGAGTTTTGAAGAAGCCACAGATGGG AGAGCGTTATCTAGGAACTCTGTTACAGGTGGAAGGAATGTTAAAGACTTGGTTTCCTCATATAGCTGCCCAGAAGTCATCATTGGGTAGTAGCAGGCACCAGCTGACCAAG TATTTTCCAAGCCACCACAGTTATCCAGCTGCTTCCTCTCCTGCACCTTCCATGGAAAAGATGGACCAGTCACAGCTAGGACAGCTAGTATTAAAACCAAAGCAGTCTTGGCACCTCACCGAATGGCCAGCTATGAACCTCACTTGGATCCACACTACTCCAATTTGCAATCCCCCTCTCAGTTCCCCAGGTACCATCTCCTTTAGCCATGGTCCTTTAGGCACTGGAACCAGCATTGGTGTCATTCTTTTCCTCCAGCATGGAGTACAGCCCTTGACTTACTCAGCCCCAATCACTCCAGTTCCATCTACAACAGCATCTCCTGTCATCCCTGGTAATCATCAGAAACTATCTGTAGAGGGGTCTCATGATCACAATTTGCTAGTAACTCTGCCATCAAACTGTAGCtgtgccccttcccctcctggtCTACCCACCTTGACCAGAGAGATGACCACAGGACACCTGGAACAGATGAGAGGCCATCCTCCAGTTGCTCCTGCTGTCCATCCTCTAGACCCCTAA
- the C1H1orf54 gene encoding uncharacterized protein C1orf54 homolog isoform X2, with the protein MDVLFVAILAVPLILGQEYEDGEELEEDDYYQVIYYYTITPNYDDFGVNFTVDYSMFESENTVNRLDDKVETSETTISYETDRADHQKPVTEKPVTMEPSPDLNDAVSGLQSPGPLLLSWALVQGMMYFL; encoded by the exons ATGGATGTCCTCTTTGTAGCCATTCTTGCTGTGCCACTCATCCTGG GACAAGAATATGAGGATGGAGAAGAACTGGAGGAGGATGACTATTATCAGGTGATCTATTATTACACAATCACCCCCAACTATG aTGACTTTGGTGTGAACTTCACTGTTGATTACTCTATGTTCGAGTCAGAGAACACAGTG AACAGGTTGGATGATAAGGTGGAAACATCAGAGACTACCATTAGTTATGAAACAGACCGCGCTGACCATCAGAAGCCTGTAACAGAGAAACCAGTGACAATGGAACCA AGTCCAGATCTGAATGACGCTGTATCCGGTCTGCAGAGTCCTGGTCCACTCCTTCTGTCCTGGGCCCTCGTTCAGGGGATGATGTATTTCCTGTAA